The genomic region GTTTTTTTAGTTGTCTGACAGATGCAGCTGTAACCGGAAATACAGCTTCTTATTTGTTTGAAAACATAGATTAGGCAAAACTAAATGTGTAAAGTTTTTTGTATGCAATCACAGTCATAATCAAAAGCCTTTTAGGATCAGTTTCTAGCTTGTTGCTTTGTAAAGCTACTACTGTTTGCTTTTTATATTAATGTTAACAGCAGTGACTTAATTACCACATAACATTTTAACTTACTGGTGTATTTTGTCGCTCTGCTTCAGGTATTTCCAGACTCAAAGAAGACCCTGGAGAGTTGCTCTTCTCTAGGACTGGAGCTTGGCGTGGTATCAAACTTTGACAACCGCCTAAAAGAGATTTTACGTGTTTGTGGCCTGCTGTCTCACTTCAGCTTTTTAATAACTTCAGAGAAAGCAGGAATAGCAAAGCCAAGTCCAGCCATCTTTGAACAGGCGCTGCAGAAATGTGGAGTACCAGCTGCTAACGTAGCTCATATTGGGGACCACTACCTGAACGATTATCTGGCCTCTCGCTCTGTGGGCCTCCACGGGTTCCTGTTAGACAGAGACAACAAGCATAAACACCCTGACCTTCCTGCAGAGCATCGGCTCAGCTCCCTGGAGGAGCTGCCGTCACAGCTCCAGCAACACATTAACTAATGTCAAAAGATCACAGGGTCAAGTGCAAAGCTACTGAGACTAAATGGGGTTCAGTTAGGGAACTAATTGAGATGTAGCCATGGTGACCTGAGTGGAATCAACCACTTTAGAGTTCAAATGAAATGCGCCTGAAAGAAATTGAAGAGGGGGCACGCGTTGTCagtaaataaaaactatttattgtgttttatcatgtactttttctttaaataaactGGAAGGAATTAATATATAACTATAAACAAATTGTCTATGAGTTCTACTTTTTTCATCTGACATCAATCTGACATATTGACAACAGCGCAATGCGAGGATTAGTCAACAAAAAAGTTGGGGTCTTACAGATGGGGGAaacttaaataaaaaaacaagcatGTATTGTTATGTAGGGTGTTGGCCTGGAGAACACATTTTGCTTGAAAGATATTACCTCATAATTGgaaaaaaaatgtcaaaatcTACCCCATGTCAACTGAACTTTGGTTATCCTGAAAAGAGACCACTCCCATCCTGACAGACAGGTTTCAACATGATATAATAGTGATTAAGATGATTACGTTAATGTGTGTTGGTAGTGACACCTGCTGCTTCAGCAGTCTGAGTTAGACTAATCAAGAGTTGCAGCATTTCTAAGTACGAACTTCCCTCTTTGCGTTTCCCTGGAACAGTGTTGAATTGCTGAGTTTCTTTGTGGAAAATAAACTCTTGGTTTCACAATGACAGTCTTATCAAGTCACATTAGGGAGAGATTAACTTGacaatatatttttgttatAGAAAATACAAGAAAGGATTTAGAATGTTGCCTCTCATTGCTAACATCGGAATCACATTAGGAAGGGACCTCCTCAGGGCCAGTATGGACAGTTTAATATtagaaaaaaacgtttttatCCTGTAAGGAGATTGAGGTGTCTTAGAATAAAACCAAAAGATGTACAAGTAAGAGTAAAGAACACAAGATAAATACGAATaattaataaaacaaataaggaGCAAGTGTATAGAGATAAGATAAATACTGAGCTCTTGGCCCTATATCAGCCCCAGTTTACTGAAAAGGGTGAACCGTCAGGCTTTAAATAACTAATGTACAACTAATATGACtgaaaacatctgtcactcaacaTCTATTGCCAGTGAATACACATGTTCAGTATCAACAATGAATTGATGGAAC from Pseudochaenichthys georgianus chromosome 5, fPseGeo1.2, whole genome shotgun sequence harbors:
- the hdhd3 gene encoding haloacid dehalogenase-like hydrolase domain-containing protein 3 yields the protein MRAPLCWVLWDVKDTLLKVRASVGEQYCKEAKRVGLNLNPVEVEAAFLKAYRHHSSRSPNYGISQGLDGRSWWIRVVRDTFSQCRVQDPALLNAMAHNLYYSFCDAENWEVFPDSKKTLESCSSLGLELGVVSNFDNRLKEILRVCGLLSHFSFLITSEKAGIAKPSPAIFEQALQKCGVPAANVAHIGDHYLNDYLASRSVGLHGFLLDRDNKHKHPDLPAEHRLSSLEELPSQLQQHIN